Proteins encoded within one genomic window of Triticum aestivum cultivar Chinese Spring chromosome 2D, IWGSC CS RefSeq v2.1, whole genome shotgun sequence:
- the LOC123053881 gene encoding nuclear transport factor 2 isoform X2, with translation MDELRREQHRIAGHPYAFEVGSYFLAGYYSVLASTPELARQFYTNGSTVVRVDCQTMESQFGETAEEINDILMSMNVQKVEIKTANFLESWAGSITLLVTGLVQLKGYPLRKRFSQSIILAPQVKPDGFFVDSDIFQLICDEYDDHYQVADYGYANQFPQMAAHNTMTETASDYVAEELELKGFAAPADTDERANGIIYENHEMQQQDPLEFESAVNGETHFEDPAPSLPSSTDVKQDASLAPPHPPSPPTPEEEPVGEPPKQTYASVLRANAGQVIHSTLVNRAMTGTTESQLVGQTQPVPVQEKSNLGTRRDVSVPEDEEFLSVYVGNLSPATSVFDLEKVFQAFGRIKPDGVAIRSRKEAGVFFGFVEYENMSGIQNALDASPIELNGRLVHVEERRPGSGVFRGGGRRGRGRGQYGGRYDGDYAARSKGNGYQRRGGHQYDGYD, from the exons ATGGACGAACTGCGGCGGGAGCAGCACCGCATCGCCGGCCACCCCTACGCCTTCGAG GTGGGGTCCTACTTCCTCGCCGGCTACTACAGCGTCCTGGCCAGCACCCCGGAGCTGGCGCGGCAGTTCTACACCAACGGCAGCACCGTGGTGAGGGTCGACTGCCAGACCATGGAGTCCCAGTTCGGGGAGACGGCCGAG GAAATCAATGATATATTGATGTCCATGAATGTTCAAAAGGTCGAGATTAAAACGGCTAATTTCTTGGAATCATGGGCTGGATCCATCACTCTGTTGGTTACTGGCCTAGTGCAATTGAAAGGCTACCCTTTACGCAAGAGATTCTCCCAGAGTATCATTCTTGCTCCTCAGGTCAAACCAGATGGATTTTTTGTAGACAGTGACATCTTTCAGCTCATCTGTGATGAGTATGATGATCATTACCAAGTTGCTGATTACGGTTATGCTAACCAATTTCCCCAGATGGCTGCTCATAATACCATGACCGAAACAG CATCTGATTATGTGGCTGAAGAACTTGAATTAAAGGGGTTTGCAGCTCCTGCTGATACCGACGAAAGGGCTAATGGTATTATATATGAGAATCATGAAATGCAGCAGCAAGATCCTTTGGAATTTGAGTCTGCAGTCAACGGAGAAACTCATTTTGAAGATCCtgctccctccctccctagttcgACAGATGTTAAACAGGATGCATCTCTTGCTCCTCCCCACCCTCCTTCCCCACCTACACCTGAAGAAGAGCCTGTAGGAGAACCGCCTAAGCAAACATATGCTTCAGTG CTGCGAGCAAATGCTGGTCAGGTTATCCACTCCACTCTGGTTAACAGGGCTATGACAGGGACCACAGAATCACAGCTGGTTGGACAAACTCAGCCTGTGCCAGTGCAAGAAAAATCGAACTTGGGCACTCGTCGTGATGTCAGTGTTCCTGAGGATGAAG AGTTCCTATCAGTATATGTTGGTAATCTTTCTCCAGCTACTTCAGTCTTCGATCTTGAGAAGGTCTTTCAGGCTTTTGGAAGAATTAAACCTGATGGAGTTGCTATACGTAGTCGCAAG GAGGCTGGAGTTTTCTTTGGATTTGTTGAGTATGAAAACATGAGTGGCATCCAGAATGCGTTGGAT GCATCTCCAATAGAGTTGAATGGACGTCTAGTACATGTTGAGGAGAGGAGGCCTGGCAGTGGAGTCTTTCGCGGCGGTGGAA GGCGAGGGCGGGGAAGGGGTCAATATGGTGGGCGCTACGACGGGGATTACGCTGCACGGTCAAAGGGAAATGGTTACCAAAGGAGGGGCGGGCACCAATACGACGGCTACGACTAG
- the LOC123053881 gene encoding nuclear transport factor 2 isoform X1 encodes MDELRREQHRIAGHPYAFEVGSYFLAGYYSVLASTPELARQFYTNGSTVVRVDCQTMESQFGETAEEINDILMSMNVQKVEIKTANFLESWAGSITLLVTGLVQLKGYPLRKRFSQSIILAPQVKPDGFFVDSDIFQLICDEYDDHYQVADYGYANQFPQMAAHNTMTETASDYVAEELELKGFAAPADTDERANGIIYENHEMQQQDPLEFESAVNGETHFEDPAPSLPSSTDVKQDASLAPPHPPSPPTPEEEPVGEPPKQTYASVLRANAGQVIHSTLVNRAMTGTTESQLVGQTQPVPVQEKSNLGTRRDVSVPEDEEEFLSVYVGNLSPATSVFDLEKVFQAFGRIKPDGVAIRSRKEAGVFFGFVEYENMSGIQNALDASPIELNGRLVHVEERRPGSGVFRGGGRRGRGRGQYGGRYDGDYAARSKGNGYQRRGGHQYDGYD; translated from the exons ATGGACGAACTGCGGCGGGAGCAGCACCGCATCGCCGGCCACCCCTACGCCTTCGAG GTGGGGTCCTACTTCCTCGCCGGCTACTACAGCGTCCTGGCCAGCACCCCGGAGCTGGCGCGGCAGTTCTACACCAACGGCAGCACCGTGGTGAGGGTCGACTGCCAGACCATGGAGTCCCAGTTCGGGGAGACGGCCGAG GAAATCAATGATATATTGATGTCCATGAATGTTCAAAAGGTCGAGATTAAAACGGCTAATTTCTTGGAATCATGGGCTGGATCCATCACTCTGTTGGTTACTGGCCTAGTGCAATTGAAAGGCTACCCTTTACGCAAGAGATTCTCCCAGAGTATCATTCTTGCTCCTCAGGTCAAACCAGATGGATTTTTTGTAGACAGTGACATCTTTCAGCTCATCTGTGATGAGTATGATGATCATTACCAAGTTGCTGATTACGGTTATGCTAACCAATTTCCCCAGATGGCTGCTCATAATACCATGACCGAAACAG CATCTGATTATGTGGCTGAAGAACTTGAATTAAAGGGGTTTGCAGCTCCTGCTGATACCGACGAAAGGGCTAATGGTATTATATATGAGAATCATGAAATGCAGCAGCAAGATCCTTTGGAATTTGAGTCTGCAGTCAACGGAGAAACTCATTTTGAAGATCCtgctccctccctccctagttcgACAGATGTTAAACAGGATGCATCTCTTGCTCCTCCCCACCCTCCTTCCCCACCTACACCTGAAGAAGAGCCTGTAGGAGAACCGCCTAAGCAAACATATGCTTCAGTG CTGCGAGCAAATGCTGGTCAGGTTATCCACTCCACTCTGGTTAACAGGGCTATGACAGGGACCACAGAATCACAGCTGGTTGGACAAACTCAGCCTGTGCCAGTGCAAGAAAAATCGAACTTGGGCACTCGTCGTGATGTCAGTGTTCCTGAGGATGAAG AAGAGTTCCTATCAGTATATGTTGGTAATCTTTCTCCAGCTACTTCAGTCTTCGATCTTGAGAAGGTCTTTCAGGCTTTTGGAAGAATTAAACCTGATGGAGTTGCTATACGTAGTCGCAAG GAGGCTGGAGTTTTCTTTGGATTTGTTGAGTATGAAAACATGAGTGGCATCCAGAATGCGTTGGAT GCATCTCCAATAGAGTTGAATGGACGTCTAGTACATGTTGAGGAGAGGAGGCCTGGCAGTGGAGTCTTTCGCGGCGGTGGAA GGCGAGGGCGGGGAAGGGGTCAATATGGTGGGCGCTACGACGGGGATTACGCTGCACGGTCAAAGGGAAATGGTTACCAAAGGAGGGGCGGGCACCAATACGACGGCTACGACTAG
- the LOC123049598 gene encoding uncharacterized protein, with the protein MLLRSSSTPFLRSFLTSSSSPTPPSSLQLRRAFSDGHLPSLNPSSSGDNDSNRTTGLHTELSFSVYNTFSKAKLEPHQEQEMEEEQEQAPQPELPELPLFLARGMGIDRLASGLFTAGMGSEAALARMASGVDQKAVLALDAQYKEMVDEQPGNALFLRNYAQFLHEVKCDSRRAEEYYSRAMLADPTDGEIMSQYAKLVWAVHRDHERSLTYFQKSVQAAPRDSHVLAAYASFLWEQDEDEDDDGGLGGGEQGSPGRATQPRQLASTAV; encoded by the exons atgcTGCTGAGGAGCTCCTCCACGCCATTCCTGCGCTCCTtcctcacctcctcctcctcccctacgcCCCCTTCCTCCCTCCAGCTCCGGCGGGCCTTCTCCGACGGCCACCTCCCTTCGCTCaacccctcctcctccggcgacaacGACAGCAACAGAACCACCGGCCTCCACACCGAGCTCTCCTTCTCTGTCTACAACACCTTCAGCAAGGCCAAGCTGGAGCCCCACCAGGAGcaggagatggaggaggagcaggagcaggcGCCGCAGCCTGAGCTGCCGGAGCTGCCGCTGTTCCTGGCGAGGGGCATGGGGATCGACCGCCTCGCCTCCGGCCTCTTCACCGCCGGCATGGGCTCCGAGGCTGCCCTGGCCAGGATGGCCAGCGGGGTGGACCAGAAGGCGGTGCTGGCGCTGGACGCCCAGTACAAGGAGATGGTGGACGAGCAGCCCGGCAACGCCCTGTTCCTACGCAACTACGCGCAGTTCCTGCACGAG GTGAAGTGTGACTCGAGAAGGGCGGAGGAGTACTACTCGCGCGCGATGCTCGCCGACCCAACCGACGGCGAGATCATGTCGCAGTACGCGAAGCTGGTGTGGGCGGTGCACCgcgaccacgaaaggtccctcacCTACTTCCAGAAGTCGGTGCAGGCGGCCCCGCGGGACAG CCACGTCCTCGCGGCGTACGCCAGCTTCCTGTGGGAgcaggacgaggacgaggacgacgacggTGGTCTTGGGGGAGGCGAGCAGGGATCACCCGGGCGTGCTACGCAGCCGAGGCAGCTGGCTTCCACGGCCGTTTGA